In Methanomicrobium antiquum, one DNA window encodes the following:
- a CDS encoding phenylacetate--CoA ligase family protein, which yields MFWNKETETLKGDKLEKLQIKRLKWTIKQAENIPFYKKLLNESKINAIDIQNVKDIQKLPFTKKTDLQGGYPFGFLAVQKKEIVRIHTTSGTTGKPTVVGYTKQDIENWSELIARNMTMVGLTADDTFQNAVNYGLFTGGLGFHYGAEKIGMTVIPSGTGNTKRQIEMIDDFGVTAIHCTPSYAMHLAEVAETMNTKLKTLKTGMFGAEPWSDNMRKNLESKLDLKAYDSYGMSEMYGPGAAFECQERTGLHFWHDSYLIEIIDPDTGEVLEPGQKGELVVTPLVKEAMPLLRYRTGDITMILEDECPCGRGPKIARLTGRSDDMLVIRGINVFPSQIEHVLRAIPEVGEQFMVYVDRENHLDEMTIEVEIKREFFKGELSDLEKIQKKIIHSLKEILNVRTKVSLVEPESLPRFEGKAKRVIDKRGDKL from the coding sequence ATGTTCTGGAACAAAGAAACCGAGACCTTAAAAGGAGATAAATTAGAGAAACTCCAGATAAAGCGTCTTAAGTGGACAATAAAACAGGCAGAAAATATACCATTCTATAAAAAACTGCTAAACGAATCCAAAATAAATGCCATAGACATACAAAATGTCAAAGACATACAAAAACTCCCGTTCACAAAAAAAACAGATCTTCAGGGCGGATATCCGTTCGGGTTTTTGGCAGTCCAAAAAAAAGAGATTGTAAGAATCCACACAACATCAGGAACAACAGGAAAACCAACAGTTGTCGGATATACAAAACAGGACATTGAGAACTGGTCAGAGTTAATAGCAAGAAATATGACTATGGTCGGGCTTACAGCCGATGATACCTTTCAAAACGCTGTCAACTATGGTCTTTTCACAGGCGGACTTGGATTTCACTATGGCGCAGAAAAAATAGGAATGACTGTAATTCCAAGCGGCACAGGAAATACCAAACGCCAGATTGAGATGATAGATGATTTCGGAGTCACAGCAATCCACTGCACACCAAGTTATGCAATGCACCTTGCAGAAGTTGCTGAAACAATGAATACAAAGCTAAAAACTCTCAAAACCGGAATGTTTGGTGCAGAGCCATGGTCTGACAACATGCGGAAAAACCTCGAGAGCAAGCTTGACTTAAAGGCATATGATTCCTATGGAATGAGCGAGATGTATGGCCCTGGTGCGGCATTTGAATGTCAGGAGAGAACCGGCCTTCACTTCTGGCATGATTCGTATCTGATTGAAATAATCGACCCCGACACAGGAGAGGTATTAGAGCCCGGACAAAAAGGAGAGCTTGTTGTAACTCCGCTTGTAAAAGAGGCAATGCCCCTTTTAAGGTACAGAACGGGAGACATCACAATGATCCTTGAGGATGAATGTCCCTGCGGCAGAGGACCAAAAATCGCACGCCTGACCGGAAGAAGTGACGATATGCTTGTAATAAGAGGAATAAACGTGTTCCCATCGCAGATAGAGCATGTCCTTCGCGCAATACCTGAAGTCGGCGAACAGTTTATGGTCTATGTGGACAGGGAAAACCACCTTGACGAGATGACAATTGAGGTTGAAATCAAAAGAGAATTTTTCAAAGGCGAACTTTCAGATCTTGAAAAAATCCAGAAGAAAATAATTCATTCATTAAAAGAAATACTAAATGTAAGAACCAAAGTTTCTCTTGTTGAACCCGAATCTCTTCCAAGATTTGAAGGAAAAGCAAAGAGAGTAATTGATAAAAGAGGAGACAAATTATGA
- a CDS encoding phenylacetate--CoA ligase family protein — protein MRAWDPRIEEMPIDELKKIQYRYFKSLVYRLYSFSDFYHRRMKEANVHPDDFNSLEDVKKLPFMYKTDLRDSYPNKIFTASTDELVRYHVSSGTTGKPTVVGYTQKDLDLWTQSVARSLTACGLGRGDVMQVSYGYGLFTGGLGLHYGAEKIGATVVPTSVGNTERQIELMQDLNVTAIACTPSYLNHMGEVADKMGVSIKNDTLLKTAILGAEPWSEQMRDHIQNKMGILAYNIFGTSEISGPMFCECSEQNGIHIWGDIAYTEIIDPETQEVLPPGEKGELVMTVLQKEALPMIRYRIGDITYLDESQCPCGRTHPRIGRLSGRVDDMLIIRGINVFPSQVEHALMSIPEVLGQHFMIIVEREGTLDNMLVQVELKQEFFSDKINDLMDIKRKVSHTLKNSLNVSAAIEIMAPNSLPRFEGKAKRVIDRRNI, from the coding sequence ATGAGAGCATGGGACCCAAGAATTGAAGAAATGCCAATAGATGAGCTAAAAAAAATACAGTACAGGTATTTCAAGTCACTTGTGTACCGCCTGTACAGCTTCTCTGATTTTTATCACAGGAGAATGAAAGAGGCTAATGTTCATCCGGATGATTTCAATTCGTTAGAAGACGTAAAAAAACTGCCTTTCATGTATAAAACTGATCTTCGCGACAGTTATCCAAACAAAATTTTTACTGCATCAACAGATGAGCTTGTAAGATACCATGTTTCATCAGGGACAACAGGAAAACCAACAGTTGTCGGCTACACACAAAAAGACCTTGATCTATGGACACAGTCAGTTGCACGCTCCCTTACTGCCTGTGGTCTTGGAAGAGGAGATGTAATGCAGGTCTCTTATGGGTATGGTCTTTTCACAGGCGGACTTGGCCTGCATTACGGTGCGGAAAAAATAGGTGCAACAGTTGTTCCGACAAGTGTTGGAAATACCGAAAGACAGATTGAGCTGATGCAGGATTTAAATGTAACAGCGATTGCATGCACTCCTTCATATCTCAATCACATGGGGGAGGTTGCCGATAAGATGGGTGTTTCAATAAAAAACGACACACTCTTAAAAACCGCAATTTTAGGCGCTGAGCCATGGTCTGAGCAGATGAGAGATCATATCCAGAATAAAATGGGAATTTTAGCATACAATATCTTTGGAACATCTGAAATTTCAGGGCCTATGTTTTGCGAATGTTCAGAGCAGAACGGAATACATATCTGGGGCGATATTGCATACACAGAGATTATTGACCCTGAAACTCAGGAGGTTCTTCCGCCGGGTGAAAAAGGAGAACTTGTTATGACTGTTCTTCAAAAAGAAGCACTTCCGATGATAAGATACCGCATAGGAGACATCACCTATCTTGATGAATCACAATGCCCCTGCGGAAGGACTCATCCAAGAATAGGCCGCCTCAGCGGAAGGGTTGACGACATGCTGATTATAAGAGGAATTAATGTATTCCCATCACAGGTTGAACATGCCCTCATGTCAATTCCGGAAGTTTTGGGCCAGCACTTCATGATAATAGTGGAAAGAGAAGGAACTTTGGACAACATGCTTGTTCAGGTTGAACTAAAGCAGGAATTCTTCTCAGACAAAATAAATGATTTAATGGATATAAAGAGAAAAGTATCTCATACACTTAAAAACTCTCTTAATGTCAGCGCCGCAATTGAGATAATGGCGCCAAACTCACTACCAAGGTTTGAGGGTAAGGCAAAGAGGGTAATTGACAGGAGGAATATATAA
- a CDS encoding ACT domain-containing protein gives MDTKDFVIKQISVFSENKPGRLAAIAKALEEEKINIFAFSIAESKGFGVVRLLVDKPEPALNKLAAMGFMVSFTDVIAVNMKDEPGGLYNTAKILADASINIEYAYAYSGKDAAVLILRVDKVEEAIKDIRNNKGELLKSEMFK, from the coding sequence ATGGACACTAAGGATTTTGTAATTAAGCAGATTTCGGTCTTTTCCGAGAACAAACCCGGCCGTCTTGCGGCAATTGCAAAAGCGCTTGAAGAAGAAAAAATAAACATCTTCGCCTTTTCAATCGCAGAGTCAAAGGGTTTTGGTGTTGTCCGCCTTTTGGTTGACAAACCTGAACCTGCCTTAAACAAGCTTGCCGCTATGGGTTTTATGGTATCTTTTACAGATGTAATAGCAGTTAACATGAAAGATGAACCTGGCGGATTATACAATACCGCAAAGATTCTTGCCGATGCTTCGATAAACATCGAATATGCCTATGCTTATTCGGGAAAGGATGCCGCGGTTTTAATTCTTCGTGTTGATAAAGTAGAAGAGGCAATCAAAGATATCAGAAATAATAAAGGTGAGCTTTTAAAATCAGAGATGTTTAAATAA
- a CDS encoding VWA domain-containing protein: MDKKIILFSFLIISAFLLTGFACALEETEIVIESDSDWISAGGGSATISVSLLNSSCTITNVEFRCTESEKFGDVSQKTVSSSPFITYFSSTVSGTANIEAIVSYNDSEGNTGTITKNINQKIDHTVPHEILSVNYLNEVTVNENTPVTVIMADRYGNLIDSRYEEEDSISPEFIEMYSSPQDALFFDGADYTLNYTKVYVNSSGAASALLRVSKVPGNNEISLYPPNGIEPQYRTIMGLGNAWPFSIIASVSPNNGQTPYLPADEESKFYINYYLFDQYGNPAGNRTIHIESSNVNDADFYRTSNMDNGVVSISYGPTSQKSVITLVAYSVDNESVYVEQRIMFDSTEPVDMILTANPEVMPSYDVSSDRTSAVRAKVIDERGNPVANETVSFSIVDGSYPSYSTSSPSLSEPSALTNEDGYAVIDFIPGSFIYDTNDPLYELQASANCTVRAVWENMEGVSTERDIILEWKNFPYLSVESEVTPETVSVNDTVDVTVRLIGDGWALQPDPIDVVLSADRSGSMLKDYPDRMVVVMDAMKEFTSSMSEKRDRIGLTTFGNKGWSDIWNYGMFYWAGYDGYSRYISKEDITYISQNYPNNGTDYSDYATLDIGLTPDYSNVYDTISGIVPMQGTPMRGGIYLALKELIENGKEDAVRAVVVLSDGDYNYYGDPLARGSGFTSYPSDFGDLTKNYYRFSDLSYDNQNLAKYAKSKNIKIYSIAFGNDLSYEGRRTLRLLAEESEGEFFDDVDSSNINDVYREIAGDLKTEAGVNTQMNLDFTNVELNNITVPNTQFEPVLEYVYANDRSTVISKWNRTEIVIPRYTVDDRDEWSANRSLDFDVGTVRLGETWETTFRLRALKDGNINIFGPGSTIKFNNGTDELSLPKTFITAVHNQTSTGIDFKDLSISDLRSTNTATVTDALDLKWNINYTGEYSAEQNVYYLRQGDDVWILFETMSPVFGPVEEKEQSAVFVVKDMPPGTYSIRVHAKSPDTADAISEIDSCLKIGDSEVSYIKIE, from the coding sequence ATGGATAAAAAAATAATTTTGTTTTCGTTTCTGATAATATCAGCATTTCTTCTTACAGGTTTTGCCTGTGCACTTGAAGAAACAGAAATTGTGATAGAATCTGACAGTGACTGGATTTCTGCCGGAGGTGGATCTGCAACTATTTCTGTCTCTCTTCTTAATTCATCATGTACAATAACAAATGTTGAATTCAGGTGCACTGAGTCAGAAAAATTTGGTGATGTATCTCAAAAAACCGTATCTTCATCACCATTTATTACATATTTTAGTTCAACTGTAAGTGGTACTGCAAATATAGAGGCTATTGTCAGCTATAATGATAGTGAAGGAAATACAGGAACAATCACCAAAAACATAAACCAAAAAATCGATCATACAGTGCCGCATGAAATTTTAAGTGTCAATTATTTAAACGAAGTCACAGTTAATGAGAATACCCCTGTGACTGTCATTATGGCTGACAGATATGGCAACTTAATTGACAGCAGATATGAAGAAGAAGATTCAATATCGCCTGAATTCATCGAAATGTACAGCAGTCCTCAAGACGCTTTGTTCTTTGACGGTGCAGACTACACTTTAAACTACACAAAAGTGTATGTGAATTCATCAGGCGCCGCATCAGCTCTTCTTCGTGTATCAAAAGTTCCCGGCAACAATGAAATTTCACTATATCCGCCTAATGGAATAGAGCCTCAGTACAGAACGATTATGGGTCTTGGAAATGCATGGCCTTTTTCTATAATCGCTTCTGTAAGTCCGAACAATGGACAAACACCATATCTTCCTGCTGATGAAGAGAGCAAATTTTACATAAATTATTATCTTTTTGACCAATATGGAAATCCGGCCGGAAACAGAACCATTCACATAGAAAGCTCAAATGTAAATGATGCGGATTTCTACAGAACATCAAATATGGACAATGGTGTGGTAAGCATTTCATATGGCCCTACCTCACAGAAGAGTGTGATAACACTTGTTGCATATTCTGTTGACAACGAATCTGTGTATGTCGAGCAGAGAATCATGTTTGACAGCACCGAGCCTGTTGACATGATACTGACTGCAAACCCTGAAGTTATGCCAAGCTATGATGTTTCATCAGACAGAACCTCTGCAGTCCGTGCAAAAGTAATTGATGAAAGAGGAAATCCTGTTGCAAACGAAACTGTCAGCTTTTCAATAGTAGACGGGTCATATCCTTCCTATTCAACATCCTCTCCTTCTCTTTCAGAACCATCTGCTCTAACCAATGAGGACGGATATGCAGTAATCGACTTTATTCCGGGTTCTTTTATCTATGACACAAATGATCCCTTATATGAACTACAGGCATCTGCAAACTGCACAGTAAGGGCTGTTTGGGAAAATATGGAGGGAGTATCGACTGAAAGAGATATTATTCTCGAATGGAAGAACTTTCCATATCTTTCAGTTGAGTCTGAAGTAACTCCTGAAACTGTTTCTGTAAATGACACTGTTGATGTGACTGTCCGTTTAATAGGAGACGGGTGGGCGCTTCAGCCTGACCCGATTGACGTTGTTTTATCTGCAGACAGATCAGGAAGTATGCTAAAGGATTATCCTGACAGAATGGTCGTTGTAATGGATGCAATGAAAGAGTTTACATCCTCAATGAGCGAGAAGCGTGACAGAATAGGACTTACAACTTTTGGAAACAAAGGCTGGTCAGATATCTGGAATTACGGGATGTTTTACTGGGCAGGATATGACGGATATTCCCGGTACATCTCAAAGGAGGATATAACATACATCAGTCAGAATTATCCAAACAACGGCACAGATTATTCAGATTATGCGACACTGGATATTGGTCTGACTCCAGATTACAGTAATGTTTATGATACGATTTCAGGCATTGTTCCAATGCAGGGCACTCCTATGCGGGGCGGCATTTATCTTGCACTAAAAGAGCTGATTGAAAATGGAAAAGAGGATGCAGTAAGGGCAGTTGTAGTTTTATCTGACGGTGACTACAACTATTACGGCGATCCTCTTGCAAGAGGAAGTGGTTTTACCTCATATCCCAGTGATTTTGGAGATTTGACCAAGAATTATTATAGGTTTTCGGATTTATCATATGATAATCAGAATCTTGCAAAATATGCAAAATCAAAGAATATTAAAATTTATTCCATAGCGTTTGGAAATGATCTGTCATATGAAGGACGCCGGACACTAAGACTTTTGGCAGAAGAAAGTGAGGGTGAATTTTTTGATGATGTGGATTCATCAAACATCAACGATGTTTACAGGGAGATTGCAGGCGATTTAAAGACCGAAGCCGGTGTAAACACTCAGATGAACCTTGATTTTACAAATGTTGAATTAAACAACATCACCGTTCCAAACACACAGTTCGAACCTGTTTTAGAATATGTATATGCAAATGACAGATCAACTGTAATCTCAAAGTGGAACAGGACAGAGATTGTTATCCCAAGGTATACTGTTGATGATAGAGATGAGTGGAGTGCCAACCGTTCATTAGACTTTGATGTTGGAACAGTCAGGCTTGGTGAAACCTGGGAGACCACATTCCGTCTCAGGGCATTAAAAGACGGGAACATAAACATCTTTGGTCCGGGCTCCACAATTAAATTCAACAACGGAACAGACGAACTGTCTCTTCCAAAAACATTTATTACGGCAGTTCACAACCAGACTTCAACCGGAATTGATTTCAAAGACCTTTCTATATCAGATCTTCGCTCGACAAACACGGCCACTGTTACAGATGCACTTGACTTAAAATGGAATATTAACTACACAGGAGAGTATTCTGCAGAACAAAATGTCTATTATCTAAGACAGGGTGACGATGTCTGGATATTGTTTGAAACAATGAGTCCTGTTTTTGGTCCTGTTGAAGAAAAAGAGCAGTCTGCAGTATTTGTTGTAAAGGATATGCCGCCCGGCACTTATAGTATAAGAGTTCATGCCAAATCGCCTGATACTGCAGATGCAATATCTGAGATTGATAGTTGTCTTAAAATTGGTGACAGTGAGGTATCATATATCAAAATCGAATGA
- a CDS encoding carboxypeptidase regulatory-like domain-containing protein yields the protein MNIRCFLTLLLFMGAICCTVQATTTISITVTDETDNLPVSGASIYIAGSYVGTTNTNGYFEYTHSFSSSYRIGIKKTGYEYWSTQVSSGKTSLDAEMTPEVGTLTINILDSESLEPLDDALVTITGDNIDETRSTDNYGTVDFKVSLDSSYIITVKLNSYETLTKNVEINDESKTVDYLLQRNDLVIFQIFDGESDTANTPLADAEIYIDGKLAGETGSSGKVTLNIEHEKTYNVEVKRSQYASFEEEHFFSNDEILYTVTLSKNLYPVTVSVYDDEKRPISDAEIYIDQNLYGVSDAYGRSGVTKISSGNHEFLVKKTGYNDYLITENIDGSLDDIIVTLDYSKSAVKIIVQDKDNKLVSGAIVSANGNSLGITDNTGMITTELIGNADYNFYVTAEGYNEFSDTRQVPLGSTEMTLTFVLEKKFDFLLIGIIAVAILILGFVVYNLKFRNGGTRGRNQKRPPRRYDGGGL from the coding sequence ATGAATATTCGTTGCTTTCTGACACTCCTGTTGTTTATGGGAGCGATATGCTGTACTGTTCAGGCAACCACAACCATTTCTATAACTGTAACTGACGAAACTGATAATCTGCCTGTTTCCGGTGCATCAATTTACATCGCCGGAAGTTACGTTGGAACTACAAACACCAACGGTTATTTTGAATACACACATAGTTTTTCCTCAAGCTACAGAATTGGTATAAAAAAGACTGGTTATGAGTACTGGAGCACACAGGTTTCAAGTGGAAAAACCTCTCTTGATGCTGAAATGACGCCTGAAGTGGGAACACTCACAATAAATATCCTGGATTCTGAATCACTTGAACCTTTGGATGACGCACTTGTAACAATAACAGGTGACAATATTGATGAGACACGATCAACAGATAACTACGGGACTGTTGATTTCAAAGTATCCCTTGATTCTTCATATATAATTACTGTTAAGCTCAACAGTTATGAAACACTCACGAAAAACGTTGAGATAAATGATGAATCCAAAACTGTTGATTATCTTCTTCAGAGAAACGATCTTGTAATATTCCAGATTTTTGACGGCGAATCAGATACTGCGAACACACCTCTTGCCGATGCAGAGATATATATTGACGGAAAGCTTGCCGGAGAGACAGGCTCGTCAGGCAAAGTCACTTTAAATATCGAGCATGAAAAAACCTACAATGTTGAAGTAAAAAGAAGTCAATACGCATCATTCGAAGAGGAGCACTTCTTCTCAAACGATGAAATTCTATACACTGTAACACTTTCCAAAAATCTCTATCCAGTCACGGTTTCTGTATATGACGATGAAAAACGCCCCATATCTGACGCTGAAATCTACATAGATCAAAATCTCTATGGAGTCTCTGATGCATACGGAAGAAGCGGAGTTACTAAAATATCTTCAGGAAACCATGAATTTCTTGTTAAAAAGACCGGATATAATGATTATTTAATAACTGAAAACATTGACGGAAGTCTTGATGACATAATAGTAACACTTGATTATTCAAAATCAGCAGTGAAAATTATTGTCCAGGACAAGGATAACAAATTAGTGTCAGGCGCTATAGTTTCAGCGAATGGAAACAGCCTTGGAATTACTGACAATACAGGAATGATAACAACCGAACTTATCGGAAACGCCGATTACAATTTCTATGTTACAGCTGAAGGATACAACGAGTTCAGTGACACAAGACAGGTTCCTCTTGGAAGCACTGAGATGACACTAACCTTTGTCCTTGAAAAGAAATTTGACTTCCTGCTTATAGGAATAATTGCTGTTGCGATTTTGATCTTAGGATTTGTTGTATACAATTTAAAGTTCAGAAATGGTGGAACAAGAGGCAGAAATCAGAAGCGTCCTCCGAGACGTTATGATGGCGGCGGACTATAA
- a CDS encoding MEMAR_RS02690 family S-layer glycoprotein, which translates to MTSKKFGIALLSLLVLALFAVAPAMAADAYSKNISAGETVFIGESGLNIETAVNSQPYISYWAPGTAFTDAPTKSINMTAGLMRNFFVDPSDFSGATGSWYQNTGTGPITGTAVLAFVVEQPSLGVTAWSTTGTSLDGKKVISKGNVVLRIDSNFYKMFARDDKYDNSTGLNLYVENPDGATLNKLWNGTVLNSISALQPNVQTWYVNNVSGASSTISTWYLDSTRYSAGEYKIWAESNLNAMKDNLGSVTGKTVSNTATITVDKETVSITADKETVVRGNGFAITVDAAPKTDYALWISGTNGSSNVPPTITVGQDDVTINDASAAAFAYKSGTTVIADTYGADRYAMVKTSASGTITVGFTTDSDTSDSTYTIRAQKHDLSNLQLYDTVKVKVEKGAVTVTASGDGSYYLGEEVVLSGTNTDSDDVYLFITGPNLPTSGGMITEPAHTVNPFGTAGTDYLSESVKTDDTWEYKWDTSAIGVDAGTYTIYAVAENVIKSNLSGRKYDTVSIVVKKPFVTATVSASTVAKGDKFYIRGTAEGNPTKGVAIWILGKNYWNGENTDLTKCAAVTTTVNDDGSFEEEIASGATADMASGQYFVVVQHPMYNGDFDVYVNATSASYTYVEGKAKNSDKINNQFVIWGSGKLQGSDAATALINAINSPDIDDTYTKLTFLIEEPWIRINSIGDHYIGDQFKITGTTNLAIDDDLIVEVTSSSFQPTEKTQSGEFSGVSSTVKVTEGDSYNEWALDVDASTFKADEYIVNVEAIEADVTATTTFNVLKSAPTTAPTDKPTTAPTTGPTTVPTTPTPEPTASPGFGVLVALAGLGAVAALVMRKD; encoded by the coding sequence ATGACAAGTAAAAAATTCGGAATAGCACTGTTATCTCTCTTAGTGCTTGCACTCTTTGCAGTAGCACCGGCAATGGCTGCCGATGCATATTCAAAGAATATTAGCGCAGGAGAAACAGTCTTTATAGGAGAATCCGGTCTGAATATTGAGACTGCGGTTAATTCCCAGCCATATATATCATACTGGGCACCAGGTACAGCATTCACTGATGCACCAACAAAGAGCATTAATATGACTGCAGGTCTTATGCGCAATTTCTTTGTTGACCCGTCTGATTTCAGCGGTGCAACAGGATCCTGGTATCAAAATACCGGAACTGGTCCTATTACTGGTACAGCTGTATTAGCATTTGTAGTTGAACAGCCAAGCCTTGGTGTAACTGCCTGGTCAACAACCGGAACATCACTTGACGGTAAGAAAGTTATTTCAAAAGGCAATGTAGTACTCAGAATTGATTCTAACTTCTACAAGATGTTTGCACGTGATGATAAGTATGACAATTCAACTGGTCTTAATCTCTACGTAGAAAACCCTGATGGAGCAACTCTTAACAAGTTATGGAACGGTACAGTCCTGAACTCAATTTCTGCTCTGCAGCCAAATGTTCAGACCTGGTATGTCAACAATGTATCCGGCGCCAGCTCAACAATATCCACATGGTATTTAGATTCTACCAGATATTCAGCTGGAGAATACAAGATCTGGGCTGAGTCCAACCTTAACGCTATGAAGGACAACCTTGGATCAGTTACTGGAAAGACAGTATCAAACACTGCAACCATTACAGTTGACAAGGAAACTGTTTCAATTACAGCAGATAAGGAAACTGTTGTTCGTGGAAATGGATTTGCAATAACTGTTGATGCTGCTCCAAAGACAGACTATGCTCTGTGGATCTCCGGAACAAATGGTTCTTCAAACGTACCCCCAACAATCACTGTTGGTCAGGATGATGTAACTATTAATGATGCATCTGCTGCAGCTTTTGCATACAAGAGTGGTACCACAGTAATAGCAGATACTTACGGTGCTGACAGATATGCAATGGTAAAAACAAGTGCATCTGGTACAATCACAGTAGGTTTCACAACTGACTCTGACACAAGTGATTCTACATACACTATCCGTGCACAGAAGCACGATCTTAGCAACTTACAGCTTTATGATACCGTTAAGGTAAAAGTAGAGAAGGGAGCTGTTACAGTTACAGCATCCGGTGACGGTTCATACTATCTTGGTGAGGAAGTTGTCCTCTCAGGTACAAACACCGACTCCGATGATGTATATCTCTTTATCACAGGTCCAAACCTTCCGACAAGCGGTGGAATGATAACTGAGCCTGCACATACAGTAAATCCATTTGGAACAGCAGGTACAGATTATCTCTCAGAATCAGTAAAGACTGATGATACATGGGAGTACAAGTGGGATACATCAGCAATTGGTGTAGATGCAGGTACATACACAATCTACGCTGTTGCAGAGAATGTTATAAAGAGCAACCTTTCAGGCAGAAAGTATGACACAGTTTCAATTGTTGTCAAGAAACCGTTCGTAACAGCAACAGTTTCAGCATCAACAGTTGCAAAAGGTGACAAGTTCTACATCCGCGGAACAGCAGAAGGCAACCCAACAAAGGGTGTGGCAATCTGGATTCTTGGAAAGAACTACTGGAATGGTGAAAACACAGATCTTACAAAGTGTGCTGCTGTAACAACAACAGTTAATGATGACGGATCCTTCGAAGAAGAGATTGCATCAGGAGCTACAGCTGATATGGCATCCGGACAGTACTTCGTTGTTGTCCAGCACCCGATGTACAATGGTGACTTTGATGTCTACGTAAACGCTACAAGTGCATCATACACCTATGTAGAGGGTAAGGCAAAGAACTCAGATAAGATAAACAACCAGTTCGTAATCTGGGGAAGCGGTAAACTGCAGGGATCAGATGCTGCAACAGCACTTATTAATGCAATTAACTCCCCGGACATTGATGATACATACACCAAGCTCACATTCTTAATTGAAGAGCCATGGATCAGGATCAACTCAATTGGTGACCACTACATCGGTGACCAGTTCAAGATTACAGGTACAACAAACCTCGCAATCGACGATGACCTGATTGTAGAAGTAACATCTTCATCCTTCCAGCCAACAGAGAAGACACAGAGTGGAGAATTCTCCGGTGTCTCAAGCACTGTTAAGGTAACAGAAGGCGACTCATACAACGAATGGGCACTTGACGTAGATGCATCAACCTTCAAGGCAGACGAGTACATTGTAAACGTCGAAGCAATTGAAGCAGATGTAACTGCAACAACAACATTCAATGTCCTCAAGAGTGCACCAACAACTGCACCTACAGACAAGCCTACAACTGCACCAACAACAGGACCTACAACAGTACCAACAACACCAACACCTGAGCCAACAGCATCACCAGGATTTGGAGTACTTGTTGCACTTGCAGGCCTCGGCGCAGTCGCAGCACTTGTAATGAGAAAGGACTAA
- a CDS encoding DUF1614 domain-containing protein yields the protein MARYFFNPLSVFLLIFLILFLILLIPFMFLGIIGGALYKLGFGLWQIIFLVFAMIIGSFINLPVTRIKSNPQFVRVPHGYLTDRLYRAPEFSTDTTIALNVGGCIIPVIVSGYLLFQAFSISEWENIIISVFIGIIIVSAVTKLTAKPVAGVGIATPIFIPPLCALLCGLLLSGGISLAAPVIAYISGTIGTLIGADILNLKKMGELNTSVASIGGAGTFDGVFLAGIIAAFLA from the coding sequence ATGGCACGATATTTTTTCAATCCTCTTTCAGTTTTTCTTCTGATATTTTTGATATTGTTTTTAATTCTTCTGATTCCTTTTATGTTTCTCGGAATTATCGGAGGTGCGCTTTACAAACTTGGATTTGGTCTTTGGCAGATAATTTTTCTGGTATTTGCAATGATTATTGGAAGTTTCATAAATCTGCCTGTAACCAGAATAAAAAGTAATCCCCAGTTTGTCCGCGTTCCTCACGGATATTTGACTGACAGGCTTTATCGTGCACCTGAGTTTTCGACTGATACAACAATTGCCTTAAATGTCGGAGGGTGTATAATCCCTGTGATTGTATCCGGATACCTTTTGTTTCAGGCTTTTTCAATCTCTGAATGGGAAAATATTATAATTTCGGTTTTTATAGGGATAATAATTGTATCAGCGGTCACAAAACTGACTGCAAAGCCTGTTGCCGGCGTTGGTATTGCAACGCCTATTTTTATTCCGCCGCTTTGTGCACTTTTATGCGGGCTTTTGCTGTCAGGGGGAATTTCTCTTGCGGCACCTGTTATTGCATATATTAGTGGAACAATTGGAACACTTATTGGTGCAGATATTTTAAACCTTAAGAAAATGGGGGAGCTTAACACTTCTGTTGCATCTATTGGAGGTGCAGGTACATTTGACGGTGTGTTTCTTGCCGGAATTATAGCGGCTTTTCTTGCATGA